The DNA segment GCTCAGCTATCCAGAAATGGTCATCCTTGCTGGTGGAACACCGGTTTTTGTGGATGCGACGGCAGAAAATCAATACAAAATTACGCCGGATCAGCTACGAGGTGCCATTACTGAGCGCACAAAACTCTTCGTGTTTAATTCTCCCTCTAATCCGACCGGAGCTGTGTATAGCCCAGAAGAAACTGCGGCGATCGCCGCAGTTTTGATCGAGCACCAGCTTCTTGTGGTGGCCGATGAAATTTACGAAAAAATTCTCTACGACGGTGCTGTACACCAGAGTATTGGCTCCCTTAACGAAGATATTTTCCCATTGACGATTACCTGTAATGGTTTCGCCAAAGCCTTTGCCATGACGGGCTGGCGGCTGGGCTATATTGCTGCCCCCCTTGAAATCATTAAGGCCATGACCACCATCCAAAGTCATAGCACCTCGAATGTTTGTACCTTTGCTCAGTTTGGGGCGATCGCCGCCCTAGAGGGAGGTTTAGATTGCGTCAATACAATGTTGGTGGCCTTTGCGAAGCGTCGCGAATTTATGCTGAAAGCCATACGCAATATGAACGGGTTAAGTTGTCCAACTCCCGATGGTGCCTTTTACCTCTTTGTGGATATCAGTAGTACCGGATTAGATTCCCTTAGCTTCTGTAAACAGCTCCTCGAGACCAAGCAAGTGGCAACGATTCCCGGTGTTGCCTTTGGCAATGACAATTGCATTCGTCTTTCCTACGCGACCGACCTCCCGACGATTGAGAAAGGCATGACTCGCTTCGCAGAATTTGTGGGATCGCGTTAACTGTAGCTCACTAAAATGATTTAGAGCCATGGCGGTCAACTTTTTGCCGGAATTTACAAATAACTGTTATAAATCAGTGAAGACTGCCGGATGCACCGCATGGATGAGCCACAGAAAAAAACTTCCCCAAACCCCGAAATTATTCCTGACCCTACAGATTTTTCCAGCGAACAGGAGCCTGCACCGCCGGAAAGCGCCATTGTCGAGGACACATCCCCTTTAGAAATTCAACTAGGTCTAGAGGAAGAGCAACTCACGCTTGTCTTACCAACGACAGGTCGTCGTCCCATTGAAAATTGGGATGAAACTTGGGCATCTTTAGCGAAGCATCTGGAAAAACATCAAGAGTTTCCAGTGCTAAATGTGAGTTTGCTTGCCCAAAACCAATTGCTAGGTGGTCGTCAGCTACAACAGTTGGCAGAGCTGCTCCAACGTCATCAGCTGCAACTGAAACGCGTACGCACCAGCCGCCGACAAACGGCGATCGCCGCCGCGACAGCAGGCTATGGCGTTGAACAAGAACCCCTAGCAAAATTACTCGCAGATATCCCCAATAAGCTAGAGCCGATTAAACCGATTAATGACGGTAGTGATGCCCTGTACGTCTCCCAAACCATTCGTTCGGGCGTGGAAATTCGCCACAAGGGTTCAATTGTTGTCATCGGTGATATCAATCCGGGTGGTGTGATTATTGCCGATCGCGACATTGTCATTTGGGGCTGTTTACGGGGAGTTGCCCACGCCGGTGCAAGCGGCGATCGCAGTTGCCGCATTATGGCGCTTCAGATGCAGCCGACCCAACTACGCATTGCGGACATGGTAGCTCGCTCTTCCATGCAGACCCCAGAGCATCCCCAGCCAGAAGTTGCCTATCTAACCGCCGAAGGGATTCGTATCGCCTCAGCCTTTAAATTTTCAAAAAACTACTTTTACGAAGAAGACGGGCAAAATTGGGAAGAAATGC comes from the [Limnothrix rosea] IAM M-220 genome and includes:
- a CDS encoding pyridoxal phosphate-dependent aminotransferase, with protein sequence MNLASRVGQVKPSITLTISAKAKAMKADGVDVCSFSAGEPDFASPAHVVAAAKQALDDGKTKYGAAAGEPLLRQAIARKLNEENNLPYAAENVIVTNGGKHSLYNLMMALIEPGDEVIIPTPFWLSYPEMVILAGGTPVFVDATAENQYKITPDQLRGAITERTKLFVFNSPSNPTGAVYSPEETAAIAAVLIEHQLLVVADEIYEKILYDGAVHQSIGSLNEDIFPLTITCNGFAKAFAMTGWRLGYIAAPLEIIKAMTTIQSHSTSNVCTFAQFGAIAALEGGLDCVNTMLVAFAKRREFMLKAIRNMNGLSCPTPDGAFYLFVDISSTGLDSLSFCKQLLETKQVATIPGVAFGNDNCIRLSYATDLPTIEKGMTRFAEFVGSR
- the minC gene encoding septum site-determining protein MinC, whose translation is MDEPQKKTSPNPEIIPDPTDFSSEQEPAPPESAIVEDTSPLEIQLGLEEEQLTLVLPTTGRRPIENWDETWASLAKHLEKHQEFPVLNVSLLAQNQLLGGRQLQQLAELLQRHQLQLKRVRTSRRQTAIAAATAGYGVEQEPLAKLLADIPNKLEPIKPINDGSDALYVSQTIRSGVEIRHKGSIVVIGDINPGGVIIADRDIVIWGCLRGVAHAGASGDRSCRIMALQMQPTQLRIADMVARSSMQTPEHPQPEVAYLTAEGIRIASAFKFSKNYFYEEDGQNWEEMPDPLNL